GTTTAACCCCTGCACCCTGCACCTTGCACCCTGGAGAAGCCATGTACCTGCAACTGGCCTGGCGTAACATCTGGCGCAACCCCCGGCGCACGGCGGTGATCATGCTGGCGATCATCGTCGGGGTCTGGAGCATGATATTCCTGGGCGCCTTTATGCGCGGCATGCTGGTGGTGATGGTTGACAACGGCATTGCCACCCTGACCGGCCATATCCAGGTGCTTCAGAAGGATTATCCGGATGATCCGGCGATTGACAACAGCATCAGGGACCCGGACCAGGTGGAAAGGGTGCTCCGGGACAACCTGCCGATCGGTTCCCGATGGACGGCCCGGGTGCGGGTCAACGCTATTGCCGCCAATGCCCGCCACTCCACCGGCATCACCATGGTGGGGATCGAGCCGGCCCGGGAAGCTGCTGTCTCCTTTATCGGCCAGCCCATCTACCAGGGCCGGTTTCTCAAGAAAAACGATCCCACCGGCATCCTGGTGGGCCGGGCCCTGCTCGATGAGTTCGGGACAAAACCGGGCCGCAAGCTGATCCTGATGTCCCAGGATACAACCGGCGAGATCGCCTCCCGCGCCTTCCGGATTGTCGGTGTGTTCCGGGCCGAACTCGAGGCCACGGAAAAGCAGTTTGTTTTCATCACCATCACCGCGGCCCGGAAGATGCTGCGGATGGGGTCAGCCATATCCGAGATCGCGGTTATCCTGCCGCCGGGGCAGGACCTGGCGGCGGTCACCGACAGGCTCCGGGCTGTTCTCCCTGCGGACGACTATGCGGTGCGGAACTGGCACCAGCTGTTGCCGATGCTGTACGCCTACCTGGAGATGTTCGACATGTACACCTATATCTGGTTCCTGGTGGTGTTCGTTGCCATGGGGTTCGGGATCGTCAACAGCACCCTGATGGCAGTCTATGAGCGGATGCGGGAGTTCGGCCTGCTCAAGGCCCTGGGCCAGCGGCCGGGCCGGATTATCATCGGGGTGCTGACCGAGACTTTTTTTATTCTGGTCCTCGGGTTGCTGGCCGGCAATCTGCTCGGCCTTATCAGCGTGGCTGCCCTGGCGCCCGCCGGGATCGATCTCTCGGCCCTGGCCGCTGGCGCCGAATATGCGGGCATGCCCCGGGTGATCCATCCGGTGCTCAACGGCCGGGATCTGATGGTGGCCGACCTGGTGGTGTTCGTGCTCGGCCTGCTGGTTGCCGTCTACCCGGCGATCAAGGCGGCCAGGTTCACCCCGGTGGAGGCGATGATGCATAATTGAAATGTGAATTGTGAAGGGTGAAAAGTGAAAGGTAGTGGAGAATTCTCCATTTTAAGTTGGGGTGGCCATGGCCATTGTTGCATGCACTGATGTCGTAAAAAAGTATCACCAGGGCAAGGTCGAGGTGTCGGCCCTGCGCGGGGTGACCCTGGATATCGACCGGGGGGAATTCGTGGCCCTGGCCGGGCCGTCGGGCTCGGGCAAGACCACCCTGCTTAACATGATCGGTGGTCTGGATCGTGCCGATAGCGGCCGGATCGTGGTGGATGGCAACGACTATGGCGCCATGACCCAGGGGGAGCTGGCCCAACTCCGCCTGCATAAGATCGGTTTCGTGTTTCAGTCCTATAACCTGATCCCGGTGCTGTCGGCCCTGGAAAATGTGGAATATGTGATGCTCCTCCAGGGGGTGGCGGTCAAGGAGCGGCGGGCCCGGGCCCGGGCGATTCTCGACGAGGTGGGGCTGGGCGAGATGTATGACCGGCGGCCGGCCGAGCTGTCCGGCGGTCAGCAGCAGCGGGTGGCGGTGGCCCGGGCCATTGTGGCCGAGCCGGCCATTGTCCTGGCCGACGAGCCCACTGCCAATCTCGATTCCGAGACCGGCCGCGGGCTGCTGGAGATGATGCTGGAGATGAACGAAAAGAAACAGGTCACCTTTATCTTCTCCACCCATGAAGAAATGGTAATGGACCATGCCCGGCGGCTGGTGCGGATCAAGGACGGCCGGGTGGCGGCCGACCGGATCAAGCAGGGAAAAGGAATGGCGGCTGGTTCTTATCATGAAAATGGAACCGGGTAACAGAAAAATATTCAGGGACCTCATCTGCCTGGCCTGGCTCCTTACCATGCCCCTGGCAGCGGCCGCGGCTTCAGGGGCGGGGGCGGAAGACGGGCCCCACATGGAATGGGGCGGCCATCTCACGGTGCGGGCCGGACTGTCCCGGCCCGGGGCGGACTCCTTTTATGCGCCGGTGGGGACCGGTGATTTTATCGACAACCAGATCGAGTTCCGGCTCAAGAATCTCCTCTATATCGGTAACCACGCCAGCCTGGAGACCCATTACGAACTCCTGTGGAGCGGCGGCGATACCAGGCGAAAACAGAACCAACTGGGCCGGAGCACCCCGGGGGTGAGCGCGGCCGGCCCGGAGGATGACCGGTTGCGGCTCTTTGATCTCAGTTACCGGCTGAGCGAGGATAACGACCAGCTTCTCTATCATCGGCTCGACCGGCTGGTCCTGACCCTGCAGCCTGCCTGGGGCAGCGTTTCCCTGGGCCGCCAGGCCCTGACCTGGGGCAACGGTCTGCTGTTCAACCCCATGGACCTGTTTAACCCATTTGCGCCCACCGATATCCAGCGGGATTACAAGACCGGCGACGATATGGCGGTTGTCAGCTTTTCCCTGAAATCAGGCAACGAACTGCAACTGCTGGCAGTGGTGCGCCGGAATCCGGCCGGGGGCAAGGTGGACCGGGATCATTCCTCCCTGGCCGCCAAGTATCATTTCAGCCGCAATACCGCGGAGTATGACCTGATGGCGGCCAGCCATTACCGCGACGCGGTGCTCGGCCTGGGCCGGGTCGGCTATATCGGCGATGCGGCCGTGCGGCTGGACGGGACCTGGACCATGCTCAATTCCGGCAGCGGCAATGATAATTTTTTCTCCCTGGTGGCCAACCTGGATTATTCCTGGGTCTGGCTGGATAAGAATTATTACGGACTGGTGGAATTTTTTTTCAACGGCCTGGGCGGCGACCGGTATACCCGAGCCCTGGCAGACCCTGACATGGCGGCCCGGCTGGCCCGGGGCGAGCTTTACACCCTGGGCCGCACCTATCTTGCCGGTGAGCTGCGGGTGGAACTCCATCCCCTGTTCAACCTCTCGCTCACCGCGATCACCAACCTGGCCGACCCCTCGGGGCTGCTCCAGCCCCGGGGCGTCTGGGACCTCAGCCAGTCGACCCGGCTCACCTGCGGGGCAATCATCCCCTATGGCAGGTCCGGCACCGAGTACGGCGGTTTCCGGCTGCCCGACAGCCGGTTCAACCGTGCGTCCGCGGCCAGCCTCTATCTGTGGCTGACCTGGTACTATTAGACCCTTTGCAAGCAACATTTACGCAAAATCGTGTATGTTGCGAGAGGCGTAAAGAGTCTTCTCCTGATGTTGGAACTGTAAAGGGTCTTATACCCCTCAACGGGGTACTGAAAACAGTCCGGCTTCGCTGGTTGGGGCTTTTGATTATAATCTTCACCAAGCACCAAGCACCAAGCACCAAGCACCAAGCACCAAGCACCAAGCACCAAGCACCAAGCACCAAGCACCAAGCACCAAGAACTGATCACTAACCCCCGACCATCCAGGGCCATGGCGAGTCTCACCCTCCGTAATATCACAAAACAGTTCGGCGCCACCACTGCGCTCGACGATGTCAGCTTTACCGTGGCGGACAGCGAATTCGTGGTCCTGGTGGGTCCGTCCGGCTGCGGCAAGTCCACCCTGCTGCGGCTCATCGCCGGGCTCGATGCGGTGAGTGCGGGCGAAATCCTTCTGGCAGACACCCTGGTCAACGATGTCCCGCCCAAGGACCGGGATATTGCCATGGTGTTCCAGAACTACGCCCTTTATCCGCACATGACCGTGTTTGCCAACATGGCCTTTGGTCTGAAGATGCGGGGGATGGCCAGGAAGCTGATCCGGAAACGGGTCCTGGAAGCGGCCCGGATTCTGGGCCTGGAGCAGTTGCTGGCGCGCAGGTCAAACAAACTCTCCGGCGGCCAGCAGCAGCGGGTGGCCCTGGGCCGGGCCATTGTCCGCAATCCCAGGCTGTTTCTGTTTGACGAGCCGCTCAGCAATCTCGACGCCCGGCTGCGGGTGGCCATGCGCGCTGAGTTGATCCGGCTCCACCAGCGATTGGGCGCCACCATGATCTATGTCACCCACGACCAGAGCGAGGCCATGAGCATGGGCGACCGGCTGGTGGTCCTGAAGGATGGCAGGGTCCAGCAGATCGGCGCGCCGCTGGCCATCTATCACCGGCCGGCCAACCTCTTTGTGGCCGGGTTTATCGGCAATCCGCCGATGAATTTTTTTTACTGCACGGTCCTTGACCAGGGTTCCGGGCCGGTTCTTCAGGGCGATTCCTTTTCATTGCCCCTGCCGGCAGCCATGCGGA
The DNA window shown above is from Desulfobacterales bacterium and carries:
- a CDS encoding ABC transporter permease gives rise to the protein MYLQLAWRNIWRNPRRTAVIMLAIIVGVWSMIFLGAFMRGMLVVMVDNGIATLTGHIQVLQKDYPDDPAIDNSIRDPDQVERVLRDNLPIGSRWTARVRVNAIAANARHSTGITMVGIEPAREAAVSFIGQPIYQGRFLKKNDPTGILVGRALLDEFGTKPGRKLILMSQDTTGEIASRAFRIVGVFRAELEATEKQFVFITITAARKMLRMGSAISEIAVILPPGQDLAAVTDRLRAVLPADDYAVRNWHQLLPMLYAYLEMFDMYTYIWFLVVFVAMGFGIVNSTLMAVYERMREFGLLKALGQRPGRIIIGVLTETFFILVLGLLAGNLLGLISVAALAPAGIDLSALAAGAEYAGMPRVIHPVLNGRDLMVADLVVFVLGLLVAVYPAIKAARFTPVEAMMHN
- a CDS encoding ABC transporter ATP-binding protein, whose product is MAIVACTDVVKKYHQGKVEVSALRGVTLDIDRGEFVALAGPSGSGKTTLLNMIGGLDRADSGRIVVDGNDYGAMTQGELAQLRLHKIGFVFQSYNLIPVLSALENVEYVMLLQGVAVKERRARARAILDEVGLGEMYDRRPAELSGGQQQRVAVARAIVAEPAIVLADEPTANLDSETGRGLLEMMLEMNEKKQVTFIFSTHEEMVMDHARRLVRIKDGRVAADRIKQGKGMAAGSYHENGTG
- the ugpC gene encoding sn-glycerol-3-phosphate ABC transporter ATP-binding protein UgpC — encoded protein: MASLTLRNITKQFGATTALDDVSFTVADSEFVVLVGPSGCGKSTLLRLIAGLDAVSAGEILLADTLVNDVPPKDRDIAMVFQNYALYPHMTVFANMAFGLKMRGMARKLIRKRVLEAARILGLEQLLARRSNKLSGGQQQRVALGRAIVRNPRLFLFDEPLSNLDARLRVAMRAELIRLHQRLGATMIYVTHDQSEAMSMGDRLVVLKDGRVQQIGAPLAIYHRPANLFVAGFIGNPPMNFFYCTVLDQGSGPVLQGDSFSLPLPAAMRKKLESAALDAGEIVLGIRPEDILESGTGRDSGSALPVMARVEFLEVMGNEILATCRLGDQGFIARLSPQTAVKANAEVFFSFALDRALFFDPRTGESIQ